Part of the Methylovirgula sp. 4M-Z18 genome is shown below.
GATGGCGCTCGTGTTGGTGATGACGACGGGCCCGCGCATTCACGCCCGCGTCGGCGGCCTCAAGGCTTCGGAGATCAAAGGTCTGGACGGTTTGAGATGAGCGCCAAAATTCGCAAAATTGTCACCTTCGTCGAGGAAACTCACAGCGAGATGGGACAGGCCATCGTGCCGCCGACCCGCCGCGCCGCCGCCGTCGCCGTGATCGAGAACCCATTCGCCGGACGGTATGAAGCTGATCTCTCGCCGCTCATCGACATGAGCGAGGAACTCGGCGCGCTGCTCGCCGCCCGCGCTGTCGCAGCACTCGGGATCGAAGGCGCGAAGGCCGAAAGCTATGGCAAGGCGGCCGCGGTCGGCGAAAATGGCGAGCTCGAACATGCCGCTGCTCTGCTGCACCCCAAACTCGGCACACCGATCCGCAAGGCGCTTGGCAAGGGCGCCGCGCTCATCCCTTCCTCGAAAAAGCGCGGCGGCCCTGGCGTCGTGCTGGACATTCCGCTCGGGCACAAGGATGCGGCCTATGTGCGCAGCCATTTCGACGGCATGGAGGTGCGCATTGCCGATGCGCCGCGCCCCAACGAGATCATGCTGGCTGTCGCCGTCACCGACAGCGGGCGCCCGTTGCCGCGCGTCGGCGGCTTGACCAAAGATCAGATAAAAGGCGAGGATG
Proteins encoded:
- a CDS encoding amino acid synthesis family protein yields the protein MSAKIRKIVTFVEETHSEMGQAIVPPTRRAAAVAVIENPFAGRYEADLSPLIDMSEELGALLAARAVAALGIEGAKAESYGKAAAVGENGELEHAAALLHPKLGTPIRKALGKGAALIPSSKKRGGPGVVLDIPLGHKDAAYVRSHFDGMEVRIADAPRPNEIMLAVAVTDSGRPLPRVGGLTKDQIKGEDGLR